The Vigna unguiculata cultivar IT97K-499-35 chromosome 6, ASM411807v1, whole genome shotgun sequence genome contains a region encoding:
- the LOC114188627 gene encoding L-type lectin-domain containing receptor kinase IX.1-like, with the protein MATVSFLPRSNTLSCSYLKFWENDARLQLQGDAEVLGSEIQVTSNREGKNNSYSVGRVTPLLTMHLWDKSSGKLADFTTHFSFSVYSDGVHFGDGLAFFLADPGLPLLNNITEGGGLGLVDGDRVLNSTQQYSFVAVEFDTFQNSWDPEDADPHVGMNFNSMKSNKTASWFADMSQDVVYNCSIEYNSTTLSLTASFTGYNYDKYGKIENSLSYQVDLRKHLPERVMVGFSAAAGYYFEDHILKSWSFYSSDLEIEIGHASGDDNTVVEWLGIWMGLVVFLGLVCFVVWRRIKGKREVLELDLKMDDEFQKGIGPKRFRYNELESATSKFSESEKLGQGGFGGVYKGFLKDLNSYVAIKRVSRESKQGVKEYATEVKVISQLRHKNLVQLLGWCHREKDLLLVYEFMPNGSLDFHLYGNGFLTWPVRYNIALGLASALLYLQEEWEQCVLHRDIKSSNIMLDSSFNAKLGDFGLARLVDHEKGSQTTFIAGTRGYIAPEYVTTGKAYKESDIYSFGVVLLEIASGRKPIDLKAQEGKVTIVEWVWEMYELGEILKVADPKLCGAFDEEQMKRLVGIGLWCAHPNYRLRPSVMQVIQMLKFEAELPALPKWLPVQNFYPSTVRINFSSSSNTLPITQEIL; encoded by the coding sequence ATGGCAACAGTTTCATTCCTCCCTCGTTCAAATACACTATCGTGTAGCTACCTCAAGTTTTGGGAGAATGATGCACGGTTGCAACTGCAAGGAGACGCAGAAGTTTTAGGTTCAGAAATCCAAGTCACATCTAACAGGGAAGGGAAAAACAACAGTTACAGTGTTGGACGTGTGACACCTCTTCTAACGATGCATCTCTGGGATAAGAGTTCTGGGAAACTTGCAGACTTCACTACTCACTTTTCGTTCTCTGTTTATTCAGATGGAGTTCATTTCGGAGATGGGTTGGCATTTTTCTTGGCGGATCCTGGGCTTCCCCTTTTGAATAACATCACAGAAGGGGGTGGTCTTGGCCTTGTGGATGGTGATCGAGTGTTGAACTCAACTCAGCAGTACTCATTTGTGGCAGTGGAGTTTGACACCTTCCAAAATTCATGGGATCCAGAAGACGCAGACCCTCATGTAGGTATGAATTTCAACTCTATGAAATCTAACAAAACTGCATCATGGTTTGCTGATATGTCACAAGACGTGGTTTATAATTGTAGCATTGAGTACAATTCCACCACTCTTAGTTTAACTGCTTCTTTCACTGGCTACAATTACGATAAATATGGTAAAATAGAAAACAGCCTTTCGTACCAAGTTGATTTGAGAAAGCACTTACCGGAGAGGGTTATGGTTGGTTTCTCCGCAGCTGCGGGATATTATTTCGAGGACCATATTCTGAAGTCATGGTCATTTTATAGTTCAGACCTAGAAATAGAAATTGGTCATGCTTCTGGTGATGATAATACAGTAGTTGAGTGGCTAGGAATTTGGATGGGTCTGGTGGTTTTCTTAGGATTGGTTTGTTTTGTGGTGTGGAGAAGGATTAAAGGGAAGAGAGAAGTCTTGGAACTTGATCTAAAAATGGACGATGAGTTCCAAAAGGGAATAGGACCCAAGAGGTTTCGTTACAACGAACTGGAAAGTGCAACAAGTAAATTTTCAGAGTCAGAGAAGCTTGGACAAGGTGGCTTCGGTGGCGTGTATAAAGGTTTTCTGAAGGATTTAAACTCCTACGTTGCAATCAAGAGGGTATCGAGAGAGTCAAAGCAAGGGGTTAAGGAATATGCTACTGAAGTTAAGGTCATTAGCCAGTTGAGGCACAAGAATCTGGTGCAACTCCTTGGTTGGTGCCATAGAGAAAAAGATCTCCTTCTTGTGTATGAATTCATGCCAAATGGAAGCTTAGATTTCCATTTATATGGGAACGGTTTCTTGACATGGCCAGTGAGGTATAACATAGCTCTAGGCTTGGCTTCGGCATTGCTATACCTGCAAGAAGAGTGGGAGCAGTGTGTTCTTCACAGGGACATAAAATCAAGCAACATAATGTTGGATTCAAGCTTCAACGCCAAGCTTGGTGATTTTGGTTTGGCTAGGTTGGTGGATCATGAAAAGGGGTCACAAACCACGTTTATAGCTGGGACAAGAGGGTACATTGCACCAGAATATGTGACCACAGGGAAAGCTTATAAGGAATCTGACATATACAGTTTTGGGGTTGTGCTATTGGAGATTGCTAGTGGAAGAAAACCCATTGATCTAAAGGCACAGGAGGGGAAAGTAACAATAGTAGAGTGGGTTTGGGAAATGTATGAATTGGGAGAGATTTTGAAAGTTGCAGATCCAAAACTGTGTGGAGCATTTGATGAGGAACAAATGAAAAGATTAGTGGGTATTGGTCTTTGGTGTGCTCATCCAAATTACAGATTGAGGCCTTCTGTGATGCAAGTTATCCAAATGCTTAAATTTGAAGCTGAATTGCCAGCTCTGCCAAAGTGGCTACCTGTGCAAAATTTTTATCCTTCAACAGTAAGAATAAATTTTTCATCGTCTTCGAACACTTTACCTATTACGCAGGAAATTTTGTAG
- the LOC114186753 gene encoding probable cinnamyl alcohol dehydrogenase 1, with the protein MSSKGVDEQCLGWAARDASGVLSPYKFSRRNLGNEDVHIKITHCGVCYADVIWTRNKHGDSKYPVVPGHEIAGIVTKVGPNVHRFNVGDHVGVGTYVNSCRDCEYCNEKQEVLCTKGSVFTFNGVDFDGTITKGGYSSYIVVHERYCFTIPKGYPLASAAPLLCAGVTVYSPMVRHKMNQPGKSLGVIGLGGLGHMAVKFGKAFGLSVTVFSTSVSKKEEALTSLGADKFVVSSNQEEMKALAKSLDFIIDTASGDHPFDPYMSLLKPYGVFVLVGFPSEVKFSPASLNIGSKTFAGSITGGTKDIQEMIDFCAANDIHPMIEVIPIEYANEALERLVNRDIKYRFVIDIENSLKEN; encoded by the exons ATGAGTTCCAAAGGTGTTGATGAACAGTGCCTGGGATGGGCGGCAAGAGATGCATCCGGAGTTCTATCACCTTACAAATTCAGTCGCAG GAATCTTGGGAATGAAGATGTTCATATTAAAATTACACACTGCGGTGTTTGCTACGCTGATGTAATTTGGACAAGGAATAAACATGGTGACTCAAAGTATCCTGTTGTGCCTGG TCATGAGATTGCTGGGATTGTGACAAAGGTTGGCCCTAATGTCCACCGTTTCAATGTTGGTGACCATGTTGGAGTGGGGACTTATGTCAACTCGTGTAGGGATTGTGAGTATTGTAACGAAAAACAAGAAGTTCTTTGTACCAAGGGATCAGTTTTCACTTTTAATGGTGTTGATTTTGATGGTACAATAACAAAAGGAGGATACTCAAGCTACATAGTAGTCCATGAGAG GTACTGCTTCACGATACCAAAAGGCTATCCATTGGCTTCAGCTGCTCCTTTGCTTTGTGCTGGAGTTACTGTTTATTCTCCGATGGTGCGCCACAAGATGAATCAACCTGGAAAATCTCTTGGGGTGATTGGTCTTGGTGGCCTTGGTCATATGGCAGTGAAATTCGGAAAGGCATTTGGTTTGAGTGTAACAGTTTTTAGCACTAGTGTATCCAAGAAAGAAGAGGCACTGACCTCGCTTGGTGCGGACAAATTTGTTGTTTCATCTAATCAAGAGGAAATGAAG GCGTTGGCTAAATCGCTGGATTTTATAATCGACACAGCATCTGGTGATCACCCATTTGATCCTTACATGTCACTTTTGAAGCCATATGGTGTTTTTGTCCTAGTTGGTTTCCCTAGTGAAGTCAAATTCAGCCCTGCAAGCCTTAATATAG GATCAAAGACTTTTGCCGGAAGCATTACAGGTGGTACAAAAGATATACAAGAGATGATTGACTTCTGTGCTGCAAACGATATTCACCCAATGATAGAGGTGATTCCAATCGAGTATGCCAATGAAGCTCTTGAAAGGCTCGTAAATAGAGACATCAAATACCGGTTTGTAATAGATATTGAGAACTccctaaaagaaaattaa
- the LOC114188924 gene encoding U3 small nucleolar RNA-associated protein 18 homolog: protein MSLISQHVRTKNEVVKSKREVENDVKNNGTLKVRKRKKDFEDEQVKEMKKLESFLFGSLYSPVEFGKEDEEVEPGKAAEKVSDLFFTDRSADNVLSVYQKDADLSEGNRGHDDERALQRKPVWVDDEEEKATVNIAKVSRLRKLRKGEDEDLISGSEYVSRLRAQHVKLNPGTEWARVDSKTDRGSDDESTDDENEAVVSRGFEDLDGVLKTNEDLVVKSGAKLLPGHLEYSRLVDANIQDPSNGPINSVQFHQNGQLFLAAGLDRKLRFFQIDGKRNTKIQSIFLEDCPIRKASFLPDGSQVIVSGRRKFFYSFDLVKARVDKIGPLVGREEKSIEDFEVSPDSQLIAFIGNEGYILLVSTKTKQLVGTLKMNGTIRSLAFAENGQQLLSSGGDGHVYHWDLRTRTCLHKGVDEGCINGTALCTSPSGTHFATGSDSGIVNVYNREEFLGGKKKPIKAIENLTTRVDFMRFNHDSQILAICSGMKRSSLKLIHIPSYTVFSNWPPLNKSLYYPRCIDFSPGGGFMAVGNASGKVLLYKLHHYQHA, encoded by the coding sequence ATGAGTTTGATATCCCAACATGTTCGCACTAAAAACGAGGTTGTTAAGAGCAAGAGGGAGGTTGAAAATGATGTCAAGAATAATGGTACTCTGAAAGTGCGGAAGAGGAAGAAAGACTTCGAGGATGAACAAGtgaaagaaatgaagaaacTTGAGAGCTTTTTGTTTGGTTCTCTCTATTCCCCTGTTGAGTTTGGAAAGGAGGATGAAGAAGTGGAACCCGGGAAGGCTGCTGAAAAGGTTTCGGATTTGTTCTTCACTGACCGTTCTGCGGATAATGTTCTCTCAGTTTACCAAAAAGATGCTGACTTGTCTGAGGGAAATCGTGGACATGATGATGAACGTGCTTTGCAAAGGAAACCTGTGTGGGTGGATGACGAAGAAGAAAAGGCCACTGTGAACATAGCCAAGGTTTCCAGATTGAGAAAGTTGAGGAAGGGAGAGGACGAGGATTTGATCTCGGGTTCAGAGTATGTGTCAAGATTGAGGGCTCAGCATGTTAAGCTCAACCCAGGAACAGAATGGGCACGGGTTGATTCAAAAACGGATAGAGGTTCCGATGATGAGTCGACTGATGATGAAAACGAAGCTGTTGTGAGCCGAGGTTTCGAGGATTTGGATGGTGTTCTCAAGACAAATGAAGACCTAGTTGTGAAGAGTGGTGCAAAACTGTTGCCCGGACATCTTGAATACTCCAGACTTGTGGATGCAAATATACAGGATCCTTCTAATGGGCCCATAAATTCAGTTCAGTTCCATCAGAATGGACAGCTATTTCTTGCCGCTGGATTAGATCGGAAGCTTAGATTCTTTCAAATTGATGGCAAGCGGAATACTAAAATTCAGAGCATCTTCCTTGAAGATTGCCCCATTCGAAAAGCGTCTTTCTTGCCAGATGGGTCTCAGGTTATTGTATCCGGAAGAAGAAagtttttttatagttttgatTTAGTTAAAGCTAGAGTTGATAAAATAGGTCCTCTGGTTGGTAGGGAGGAGAAGAGTATAGAGGATTTTGAAGTATCTCCTGATTCTCAATTGATAGCATTTATAGGTAATGAAGGTTATATATTATTGgtttcaacaaaaacaaagcAATTAGTTGGTACACTAAAGATGAATGGAACAATCCGTTCATTAGCTTTTGCTGAGAATGGACAGCAGTTGTTAAGCAGTGGTGGTGATGGCCATGTTTATCACTGGGATCTGAGAACGAGAACTTGCCTGCATAAAGGTGTAGATGAAGGTTGCATAAACGGCACAGCACTATGTACTTCACCAAGTGGGACTCATTTTGCAACTGGTTCAGACAGTGGAATTGTGAATGTTTACAACAGAGAAGAATTTCTTGGGGGCAAGAAAAAGCCTATCAAGGCCATAGAGAATTTGACTACGAGAGTGGATTTTATGAGATTTAATCACGACTCTCAAATATTAGCAATCTGTTCTGGCATGAAGAGGAGCAgcttaaaattaatacatatcCCATCCTATACTGTTTTTTCCAACTGGCCACCGCTTAATAAGAGTCTGTATTATCCTCGCTGTATTGATTTTAGTCCAGGTGGTGGTTTCATGGCTGTGGGAAACGCTTCAGGCAAAGTGTTATTGTATAAGTTGCACCATTACCAGCATGCCTAA